From one Lycium ferocissimum isolate CSIRO_LF1 chromosome 5, AGI_CSIRO_Lferr_CH_V1, whole genome shotgun sequence genomic stretch:
- the LOC132057177 gene encoding actin-depolymerizing factor 1, with product MANAASGMAVHDDCKLRFLELKAKRSHRFIVFKIEEKQKEVVVEKVGEPTESYEDFAASLPENECRYTVYDFDFVTAENCQKSRIFFIAWSPDTARVRSKMIYASTKERFKRELDGIQVELQATDPTEMGLDVIKSRVN from the exons ATG GCTAATGCAGCGTCTGGAATGGCTGTGCATGATGACTGCAAGTTAAGGTTCTTGGAACTGAAAGCAAAAAGATCTCATCGCTTTATTGTTTTTAAGATAGAGGAGAAACAAAAAGAGGTTGTCGTTGAAAAGGTTGGTGAGCCAACCGAAAGTTACGAGGATTTCGCTGCGAGTCTTCCTGAAAACGAATGTAGATACACTGTCTACGACTTTGATTTCGTCACCGCTGAGAATTGCCAGAAAAGCAGGATCTTTTTCATTGCATG GTCCCCTGACACAGCAAGGGTGAGAAGCAAGATGATCTATGCCAGTACAAAGGAAAGATTCAAGAGAGAACTTGATGGAATTCAGGTTGAGTTGCAAGCAACCGACCCGACTGAAATGGGACTTGATGTTATTAAGAGCCGTGTCAACTAG
- the LOC132057176 gene encoding pentatricopeptide repeat-containing protein At3g53700, chloroplastic, translating into MAFSFSSFLKCHPLTTHSQNPLNPFSFPPLKPISIPFSTRQEGVFLPSKFTPQQFLDTIRRENDENSAFNLFEWATKQPHFTPTLSIYEEILRKLGNVGSFDSMKDVMNEMKKLKVELGEGTFFIFIESYAKFELYDEAIKVLDMMWKEFGLKPGTFSYNLLLNVLVDGNKLKLVENVHSRMLDEGVKADVSTFNILIKALCKTHQIRPAILMMEEMPMHGLVPDEKTFTTIMQGYIEEGNLDGALRIRDQMVSAKCPASNITVNLLIHGYCKEGRIDEALNFVQNMCSRGFSPDQFTFNTLINGLCKAGHAVQALDILDLMLQDGFDPDVYTYNILISGLCDVGEVQDAIELLNQMLLRDCSPNTVTYNTIISALCKENQVEEATEFARVLTSKGFVPDVCTFNSLIQGLCFTGNFNVAMELFGEMKNKGCQPDEFTYNILIDCLCAKRRIGEAMNLLKDMESSGCVRSVITYNTLIDGFCKDRKIEEAEEIFDQMELQGVSRNLVTYNTLIDGLCKSKRVEDAAQLMDQMLLEGLKPDKFTFNSILAHFCRAGDIKKAADIVQTMTSNDCEPDIVTYGTLIQGLCKAGRVEVASRLLRSIQMKGMILTPQAYNPVIQALFRRRRTNEGVRLFREMQEMNANPPDALSYKIVFRGLSSGGGPIQEAVDFSVEMMEKGHIPEFSSFYNLAEGLYSLSMEDTLIKLVSMIMKKANFSDSEVTMIKGFLKIRKYQDALATLGRVLNSRNPKKTYWG; encoded by the exons ATggctttttctttctcttctttcctcAAATGCCACCCATTAACTACTCATTCTCAAAATCCACTAAACCCCTTTTCATTTCCACCCCTTAAACCCATTTCTATCCCTTTTTCAACTCGCCAAGAAGGCGTTTTTTTACCTTCCAAGTTCACCCCACAGCAATTTCTTGACACCATTCGTCGCGAAAACGACGAAAATTCAGCTTTTAACCTCTTTGAATGGGCTACTAAGCAACCCCATTTTACCCCCACATTGTCTATATATGAGGAGATACTAAGGAAGCTTGGAAACGTGGGGTCTTTCGATTCGATGAAGGATGTaatgaatgaaatgaagaaattgaaggtTGAATTAGGTGAAGGTactttctttatctttattGAAAGTTATGCTAAGTTTGAGTTATATGATGAAGCTATTAAGGTTCTTGATATGATGTGGAAAGAGTTTGGGTTAAAGCCTGGAACTTTTAGTTATAATTTGTTGTTGAATGTTCTTGTTGATGGGAATAAGTTAAAACTTGTTGAAAATGTGCATAGTAGAATGTTGGATGAAGGTGTTAAAGCGGATGTATCGACGTTTAATATATTGATAAAAGCTTTATGTAAGACACATCAAATTAGACCAGCTATTTTGATGATGGAGGAAATGCCTATGCACGGTTTGGTACCGGATGAAAAGACTTTTACGACGATAATGCAAGGTTATATTGAGGAAGGGAATTTAGATGGTGCGTTGAGAATTAGGGATCAAATGGTGTCAGCTAAATGTCCTGCGAGTAATATTACTGTTAACCTTTTGATTCACGGGTACTGTAAAGAGGGAAGGATCGATGAAGCTCTAAATTTCGTGCAAAACATGTGTAGTCGAGGGTTTTCTCCGGACCAATTTACGTTTAACACTTTGATAAACGGTTTGTGCAAAGCGGGGCATGCTGTCCAAGCCTTGGATATTTTGGATTTAATGTTGCAAGACGGGTTTGACCCTGATGTATACACttataatattttgatttctGGACTTTGTGATGTGGGTGAAGTCCAAGATGCTATTGAACTTCTCAATCAGATGCTTTTAAGGGACTGTTCACCTAATACAGTCACTTATAACACCATCATTAGCGCTTTGTGCAAGGAGAACCAAGTCGAAGAAGCTACCGAGTTTGCTCGTGTTCTTACAAGCAAAGGATTCGTTCCTGATGTTTGCACGTTCAATTCTCTCATACAAGGTCTCTGCTTCACCGGTAATTTCAATGTTGCAATGGAATTGTTTGGAGAAATGAAGAACAAAGGTTGTCAGCCGGACGAGTTCACTTATAATATCCTAATTGATTGTCTCTGTGCCAAAAGGAGAATAGGTGAAGCTATGAACCTACTCAAAGATATGGAGTCAAGTGGCTGTGTGAGAAGTGTGATAACATACAATACTTTGATAGATGGTTTTTGCAAAGACAGGAAAATCGAAGAAGCGGAAGAGATCTTCGACCAGATGGAACTACAGGGGGTTTCTAGAAACCTGGTCACTTATAACACTCTCATTGACGGTCTTTGTAAGAGCAAGAGAGTAGAAGATGCTGCTCAGCTTATGGATCAGATGTTACTGGAAGGACTAAAGCCCGACAAATTCACGTTTAATTCCATCCTAGCTCATTTCTGCAGAGCAGGTGATATAAAAAAGGCAGCAGACATTGTGCAAACCATGACATCAAATGACTGTGAACCAGACATCGTTACCTATGGGACCCTAATACAG GGACTATGTAAAGCAGGTAGAGTTGAGGTTGCAAGCAGGCTTCTTCGGAGTATTCAAATGAAAGGAATGATTTTGACCCCTCAGGCTTATAATCCGGTAATTCAAGCACTCTTTCGACGGAGGAGAACCAATGAAGGCGTAAGACTCTTTAGAGAAATGCAGGAAATGAATGCTAATCCTCCTGATGCTTTATCTTATAAGATTGTTTTCCGTGGTCTTTCTTCTGGTGGGGGACCCATTCAAGAAGCTGTTGATTTTTCCGTTGAGATGATGGAAAAAGGACACATACCTGAATTCTCGTCGTTCTACAATCTGGCTGAAGGACTGTATTCTTTATCTATGGAAGATACGCTAATTAAGCTTGTTAGCATGATCATGAAGAAAGCAAACTTTTCAGACAGTGAGGTTACCATGATTAAAGGTTTCCTGAAAATCCGGAAATACCAGGATGCACTCGCTACTCTCGGCCGTGTCTTAAATAGCAGAAATCCAAAAAAGACATACTGGGGATAA
- the LOC132057969 gene encoding uncharacterized protein LOC132057969: protein MAISSNKTLLDLSKLEPLDENNFKRWSQKLLIFFEQLEFDYVLFDEPHVDVPNVVIDVFNTTGGSSAAVVIDDAAKKKFEKDNKIVRGHLLNHMINPLFGLFVTNKSTKEIWDSLEKKYGADDVGKKKYVVGQWIKFQMVDNKPIMEQVHECENLTAAVLIEGMKMCEVFQANVLLEKFPPS, encoded by the coding sequence ATGGCTATTTCTTCAAATAAAACTCTTCTAGATTTGTCAAAGCTTGAACCTTTGGATGAAAACAATTTTAAACGCTGGTCTCAAaaacttttgattttctttgaaCAATTAGAATTTGACTATGTTTTATTTGACGAACCACATGTTGATGTTCCAAacgttgttattgatgtttttaACACCACTGGTGGTTCTTCTGctgctgttgttattgatgatgctgctaaaaagaaatttgaaaaagataacAAAATTGTTAGAGGACATCTGCTGAACCATATGATTAACCCTCTGTTTGGTTTATTTGTTACTAACAAATCTACTAAGGAAATATGGGACagtttggaaaagaaatatgGTGCTGATGATGTAGGAAAGAAAAAGTATGTTGTTGGCCAGTGGATTAAGTTCCAAATGGTTGACAATAAGCCAATTATGGAACAGGTTCATGAGTGTGAGAACTTGACTGCAGCTGTTCTGATTGAGGGCATGAAGATGTGTGAGGTTTTTCAGGCCAATGTTTTGCTTGAGAAATTTCCACCTTCTTGA